A genome region from Brooklawnia propionicigenes includes the following:
- the pspAA gene encoding PspA-associated protein PspAA — protein MIVRIMGEGQWQTPGRLVQRLNVLDDLVMGAVNTRDSDLLAELLEEMADTVKKAGTKLPSEPVVLSDLIVPDPRTPLDEVADWLQESRTDDGLIPG, from the coding sequence ATGATTGTAAGAATCATGGGCGAGGGTCAATGGCAGACTCCCGGCCGGCTGGTACAACGCCTGAATGTCCTGGATGACCTGGTGATGGGGGCGGTCAACACCCGGGACAGTGACTTACTGGCTGAGTTGCTGGAGGAGATGGCCGACACGGTCAAGAAGGCGGGCACCAAGCTACCGAGCGAACCGGTGGTGCTGTCCGACCTGATCGTGCCGGACCCCAGGACTCCTCTCGACGAGGTCGCGGACTGGCTGCAGGAGAGCCGGACCGACGACGGCCTGATTCCCGGCTGA